From Quadrisphaera sp. DSM 44207, the proteins below share one genomic window:
- a CDS encoding exopolyphosphatase produces MASARVAAVDCGTNSIRLLVADVDAATGAVTDLDRRMEVVRLGEGVDRTGALAPQALERTLAATRRYAEVVRARGAQRVRFVATSASRDASNAHLLVAGVREALGVDPEVVSGDEEAALSFRGATGGLSRGHPAPHLVVDLGGGSTELVLGDGAAGRVEAARSVDVGCVRLTERHLHDDPPAAAQVAAARADARAALDLAAAAVPLARTRTLIGVAGTVTTITAHALRLPGYDAAAIHGAAVPVDAVLAACADLLAMPRAARAALPFMHPGRVDVIGAGALLWGEVVARVAAESGVREVVASEHDVLDGIALALARAGG; encoded by the coding sequence GTGGCGAGCGCGCGCGTGGCGGCGGTGGACTGCGGCACCAACTCGATCCGGCTGCTGGTCGCCGACGTCGACGCGGCCACGGGCGCCGTGACCGACCTGGACCGCCGGATGGAGGTCGTGCGCCTCGGCGAGGGCGTGGACCGCACCGGGGCCCTGGCCCCGCAGGCGCTGGAGCGCACCCTGGCCGCCACCCGGCGCTACGCCGAGGTCGTGCGCGCCCGGGGGGCGCAGCGGGTGCGGTTCGTGGCGACGTCCGCCAGCCGCGACGCCTCCAACGCGCACCTGCTCGTCGCCGGGGTGCGCGAGGCGCTGGGCGTGGACCCCGAGGTGGTCTCCGGCGACGAGGAGGCCGCGCTGTCCTTCCGCGGCGCCACGGGCGGGCTGAGCAGGGGGCACCCGGCGCCGCACCTGGTCGTCGACCTCGGCGGCGGCTCCACCGAGCTCGTCCTCGGCGACGGCGCGGCCGGCCGGGTCGAGGCGGCCCGCTCGGTCGACGTCGGCTGCGTGCGCCTGACCGAGCGGCACCTGCACGACGACCCGCCGGCCGCCGCCCAGGTGGCGGCCGCGCGGGCGGACGCGCGCGCGGCGCTGGACCTCGCGGCCGCGGCCGTGCCGCTGGCCCGCACCCGCACCCTGATCGGGGTGGCGGGCACGGTCACCACGATCACCGCGCACGCGCTGCGGCTGCCCGGCTACGACGCCGCGGCGATCCACGGCGCGGCGGTGCCGGTCGACGCCGTGCTCGCCGCGTGCGCGGACCTCCTCGCGATGCCGCGGGCGGCGCGCGCGGCCCTGCCGTTCATGCACCCCGGGCGCGTCGACGTGATCGGCGCCGGGGCGCTGCTGTGGGGGGAGGTCGTCGCCCGGGTGGCCGCGGAGTCGGGCGTGCGCGAGG
- a CDS encoding ATP-binding protein, translating to MRRARTPSVAGGLGWAFGLLVALLVAVGGAGVVGLVAAGEGRERELAVERLRDANQDLLLAMTGAETGVRGYRLARDRSFLEPFTAGREAFRAGTLEALALAEPGQQRRLVEEQRAVGLHWFRVYGDPVSAMAPGEVEVSHELTLRNRDIFERLRATNGELEAVLGEERERVATLEERLRRGAVAGTVLALAVALGVAALTAARARRSLVRPLSDLVGVLASMAAGEERARADAASGPAEVRAVARSLNALAGESERLRQEQEGAARLARLAGEIGRSIRDRIDAQESVVEALSRVGEELGADRAWLRLLDGTASGAVERSWARAGLPPLGPPSEPGGSPAQRAVREHYARGDAVVLDDVAGHERLPAFVHDALVARAGARSAVLVPVGAGEEAMGVLGVVTCADRRCWSEREVALVRSVAADLGRALVLAGLYRRQQELVEQLRALDRTKSDFLSAVSHELRTPLTSIAGYVELIRDGEAGEVPEDVEAMLAVVDRNTRRLRTLIEDLLALSRIESGAFRVSRADVALGGVAAAAVETLRPAAAAAGLGVDVEGCEQHLLVHGDAGQLEQALRHLLSNAVKFTPPGGRVAVRARAEQGWAVVEVADTGIGVPEAEQAGMFSRFFRASNATRAAIQGTGLGLTIVRSIVEHHDGVLAVTSAEGAGTTVAVRLPLAPAPAPAPALVG from the coding sequence GTGAGGCGCGCGCGCACGCCCTCGGTCGCGGGCGGGCTGGGGTGGGCGTTCGGCCTGCTCGTCGCCCTCCTCGTCGCCGTCGGCGGCGCCGGCGTGGTCGGCCTGGTGGCGGCGGGGGAGGGCCGCGAGCGGGAGCTGGCCGTGGAGCGGCTGCGCGACGCCAACCAGGACCTGCTGCTGGCGATGACCGGCGCGGAGACCGGCGTGCGCGGCTACCGCCTGGCCCGCGACCGCTCCTTCCTCGAGCCCTTCACCGCCGGGCGCGAGGCCTTCCGGGCCGGCACGCTGGAGGCGCTGGCCCTGGCCGAGCCGGGGCAGCAGCGGCGGCTGGTCGAGGAGCAGCGGGCCGTCGGCCTGCACTGGTTCCGCGTCTACGGCGACCCGGTCTCGGCGATGGCCCCCGGCGAGGTCGAGGTCTCCCACGAGCTGACCCTGCGCAACAGGGACATCTTCGAGCGGCTGCGCGCCACCAACGGCGAGCTGGAGGCGGTGCTGGGCGAGGAGCGCGAGCGCGTCGCGACCCTCGAGGAGCGGCTGCGCCGCGGTGCGGTGGCCGGCACCGTGCTGGCCCTGGCCGTGGCCCTGGGCGTCGCGGCGCTGACCGCCGCCCGCGCGCGGCGCTCGCTCGTGCGGCCCCTGAGCGACCTCGTCGGCGTCCTGGCCAGCATGGCCGCCGGGGAGGAGCGCGCCCGCGCGGACGCCGCCAGCGGGCCCGCCGAGGTGCGCGCCGTCGCCCGCTCCCTCAACGCGCTCGCCGGCGAGAGCGAGCGCCTGCGCCAGGAGCAGGAGGGCGCCGCCCGGCTGGCCCGGCTCGCCGGCGAGATCGGGCGCAGCATCCGCGACCGCATCGACGCCCAGGAGTCCGTCGTCGAGGCCCTCTCCCGCGTCGGCGAGGAGCTGGGGGCCGACCGCGCGTGGCTGCGGCTGCTCGACGGGACCGCCTCCGGCGCCGTCGAGCGGTCCTGGGCGCGCGCGGGGCTGCCGCCCCTGGGTCCGCCGTCCGAGCCCGGCGGCTCCCCGGCGCAGCGGGCCGTGCGCGAGCACTACGCCCGCGGCGACGCCGTCGTCCTCGACGACGTGGCCGGGCACGAGCGCCTCCCGGCCTTCGTCCACGACGCGCTCGTCGCGCGCGCCGGCGCGCGCTCGGCCGTCCTCGTGCCGGTCGGGGCGGGCGAGGAGGCCATGGGCGTCCTCGGCGTCGTCACGTGCGCGGACCGGCGGTGCTGGAGCGAGCGCGAGGTCGCCCTCGTGCGCTCCGTCGCGGCGGACCTCGGGCGCGCGCTGGTGCTCGCCGGGCTCTACCGCCGCCAGCAGGAGCTCGTCGAGCAGCTGCGGGCCCTGGACCGGACCAAGAGCGACTTCCTCTCCGCCGTCTCGCACGAGCTGCGCACCCCGCTGACGAGCATCGCCGGGTACGTCGAGCTCATCCGCGACGGCGAGGCCGGCGAGGTGCCCGAGGACGTCGAGGCCATGCTGGCCGTCGTCGACCGCAACACCCGGCGGCTGCGCACGCTCATCGAGGACCTGCTCGCGCTCTCGCGCATCGAGTCCGGGGCGTTCCGGGTCAGCCGCGCGGACGTCGCGCTCGGCGGTGTCGCGGCCGCCGCCGTCGAGACCCTGCGCCCCGCCGCGGCCGCCGCCGGGCTGGGCGTGGACGTCGAGGGCTGCGAGCAGCACCTCCTCGTCCACGGGGACGCCGGCCAGCTCGAGCAGGCCCTGCGCCACCTGCTGTCGAACGCGGTCAAGTTCACCCCGCCCGGCGGCCGCGTGGCCGTGCGCGCGCGGGCCGAGCAGGGGTGGGCCGTCGTGGAGGTGGCCGACACGGGCATCGGCGTGCCCGAGGCCGAGCAGGCCGGGATGTTCTCCCGCTTCTTCCGGGCCTCCAACGCCACGCGCGCGGCGATCCAGGGCACCGGGCTCGGCCTGACGATCGTGCGCAGCATCGTCGAGCACCACGACGGCGTGCTCGCCGTCACCTCCGCCGAGGGCGCGGGCACGACCGTGGCGGTGCGCCTGCCGCTGGCACCCGCGCCCGCGCCCGCGCCCGCCCTGGTCGGGTGA
- a CDS encoding glycosyltransferase family 2 protein, with protein sequence MSDLGALARSGPLDEALAWFFAVSAWPVLVYFLLINTSYLVLVALAALDHARHLRRVPFAGYDEVHASPLTTPVSVLVPAHDEEAGIVPAVGAMLALRYPVHEVVVVDDGSRDATFERLAEAYGLVQVPRELPQDVATRGRVLSVHVPRDGRTPLVVVRKENGGRSDALNVAVNAARHELVCFVDADSILDPDALLTVTKPFVDDPARVVATGGVVRAVNGCRVVAGRVVEVRMPRGWLPRVQVVEYLRAFLLGRTGWSRLGSLVLISGAFGLFRRDVVVEVGGLDPDCIGEDFELCVKVHRAMRDARRDYRVVFVGEPVSWTEVPSTRRVLASQRRRWHRGLWEVLWRHRDMVGNPRYGRVGLLALPYYVVFELLAPVLELVGLLVVPLGWALGLVDPAYALLFGLVAYGYAVVVSMTALAVEEFSFHRYGRWRDLGTAVLVAVLENLGYRQLTAWWRLQGLWAALRGREQVWGVMTRVGFADEAPATPALAGRAAGAGR encoded by the coding sequence CGGAGCGCTCGCGCGCTCGGGACCCCTCGACGAGGCGCTGGCCTGGTTCTTCGCCGTCTCGGCGTGGCCGGTGCTGGTGTACTTCCTGCTGATCAACACCAGCTACCTGGTGCTGGTCGCCCTCGCGGCGCTGGACCACGCCCGGCACCTGCGCCGCGTGCCCTTCGCCGGCTACGACGAGGTGCACGCCTCGCCGCTGACCACGCCGGTGTCGGTGCTCGTGCCCGCCCACGACGAGGAGGCGGGGATCGTGCCGGCGGTGGGCGCGATGCTCGCCCTGCGCTACCCCGTGCACGAGGTCGTCGTCGTCGACGACGGCTCCCGCGACGCCACCTTCGAGCGCCTGGCCGAGGCGTACGGGCTCGTGCAGGTGCCCCGCGAGCTGCCCCAGGACGTCGCGACCCGCGGCCGCGTGCTGTCCGTGCACGTGCCCCGCGACGGGCGCACCCCGCTGGTCGTGGTCCGCAAGGAGAACGGCGGCCGCTCCGACGCCCTCAACGTCGCCGTCAACGCGGCCCGCCACGAGCTGGTCTGCTTCGTCGACGCCGACTCCATCCTCGACCCCGACGCGCTGCTGACCGTCACCAAGCCCTTCGTCGACGACCCCGCCCGCGTCGTGGCCACCGGCGGCGTCGTGCGCGCGGTCAACGGCTGCCGCGTCGTCGCCGGCCGCGTCGTCGAGGTGCGCATGCCGCGGGGCTGGCTGCCGCGCGTCCAGGTCGTGGAGTACCTGCGCGCGTTCCTGCTCGGGCGCACCGGCTGGTCGCGCCTGGGCTCGCTCGTGCTGATCTCCGGCGCCTTCGGGCTCTTCCGCCGCGACGTGGTCGTCGAGGTCGGCGGGCTGGACCCCGACTGCATCGGCGAGGACTTCGAGCTGTGCGTCAAGGTGCACCGGGCGATGCGGGACGCGCGCCGGGACTACCGCGTCGTCTTCGTCGGCGAGCCGGTCTCGTGGACGGAGGTGCCCTCCACCCGCCGCGTGCTGGCCAGCCAGCGCCGCCGCTGGCACCGGGGGCTGTGGGAGGTGCTCTGGCGCCACCGCGACATGGTCGGCAACCCCCGCTACGGGCGGGTCGGCCTCCTCGCGCTGCCGTACTACGTCGTCTTCGAGCTGCTCGCTCCCGTCCTCGAGCTCGTCGGCCTGCTCGTCGTCCCGCTCGGGTGGGCGCTGGGGCTGGTCGACCCGGCGTACGCGCTGCTGTTCGGGCTGGTCGCCTACGGCTACGCCGTCGTCGTCTCGATGACCGCCCTCGCCGTGGAGGAGTTCTCCTTCCACCGCTACGGCCGGTGGCGCGACCTGGGCACCGCCGTGCTCGTCGCCGTCCTCGAGAACCTGGGGTACCGCCAGCTCACCGCGTGGTGGCGCCTGCAGGGGCTGTGGGCGGCGCTGCGCGGGCGCGAGCAGGTGTGGGGCGTGATGACCCGCGTCGGCTTCGCCGACGAGGCGCCCGCGACGCCGGCGCTCGCCGGCCGCGCCGCGGGGGCCGGCCGGTGA
- a CDS encoding NAD(P)/FAD-dependent oxidoreductase has product MASTEVDAVVVGSGPNGLAAAVVLAGAGLSVEVHEAHDVPGGGTRTSEVVAPGFWHDVCSSVHPAGVVSPFFRAFDLAAHGVEWLHPEVAYGHPLDGGRGGLAHRSLDATADSLGADGPAWRRLLGPLVEHWEDVVTLAQSDLRTFPGLRPRTVLTGARMGLRALEQGTRAWNARFDTDVAPAMLTGVSTHSIQPSRRLMPAGAGLYLAAMAHAGGWPLVRGGSQRIADAMVAEIERRGGRVVTGHRVDSLAELPRARATLLDVAPAGLLRIAGDQLPRLYAHWLRAFRYGNAACKVDFALSGPVPWATPGMERATTVHLGGTRAEMLATEREVEAGRHPELPYVIAVQPDVVDDSRAPAGAATLWSYAHVPHGSTRDMGDAVTAQIERFAPGFRDVVLARNVMTAQRQGEYDESYVGGDIAGGAVTPWQLVARPVPAWDPYRTPVDGVYLCSASTPPGPSVQGMNGVYAAARALRQRFGVRTDPLELVRAPASRAAA; this is encoded by the coding sequence GTGGCCAGCACCGAGGTGGACGCCGTCGTCGTCGGCTCGGGCCCCAACGGGCTCGCAGCAGCGGTCGTGCTCGCGGGGGCGGGGCTGAGCGTGGAGGTCCACGAGGCGCACGACGTCCCGGGCGGCGGCACGCGCACGTCCGAGGTCGTGGCGCCGGGCTTCTGGCACGACGTCTGCTCCTCGGTGCACCCGGCCGGCGTGGTCTCCCCCTTCTTCCGGGCCTTCGACCTCGCGGCGCACGGGGTGGAGTGGCTGCACCCGGAGGTGGCCTACGGCCACCCGCTCGACGGCGGCCGCGGCGGGCTCGCGCACCGCAGCCTCGACGCCACGGCCGACTCCCTGGGCGCCGACGGTCCTGCCTGGCGCCGCCTGCTCGGCCCGCTGGTCGAGCACTGGGAGGACGTCGTCACCCTCGCGCAGTCGGACCTGCGCACCTTCCCCGGCCTGCGCCCGCGCACGGTGCTCACCGGCGCGCGGATGGGGCTGCGCGCGCTCGAGCAGGGCACCCGGGCGTGGAACGCGCGCTTCGACACCGACGTCGCCCCCGCGATGCTCACGGGCGTCTCGACGCACTCGATCCAGCCCTCGCGCCGCCTCATGCCCGCCGGGGCGGGCCTGTACCTGGCGGCCATGGCGCACGCGGGCGGGTGGCCGCTGGTGCGCGGGGGCAGCCAGCGCATCGCCGACGCGATGGTCGCCGAGATCGAGCGGCGCGGCGGGCGCGTCGTCACCGGGCACCGGGTCGACTCCCTCGCCGAGCTGCCGCGGGCGCGCGCGACCCTGCTCGACGTCGCGCCGGCGGGGCTGCTGCGCATCGCCGGCGACCAGCTGCCGCGCCTGTACGCGCACTGGCTGCGCGCCTTCCGCTACGGCAACGCGGCCTGCAAGGTCGACTTCGCCCTCTCCGGCCCCGTGCCGTGGGCGACGCCGGGCATGGAGCGCGCGACCACCGTGCACCTGGGCGGCACCCGCGCGGAGATGCTGGCCACCGAGCGGGAGGTGGAGGCCGGCCGCCACCCCGAGCTGCCGTACGTCATCGCCGTGCAGCCCGACGTCGTCGACGACTCCCGCGCCCCGGCCGGCGCCGCCACCCTGTGGTCCTACGCGCACGTGCCGCACGGCTCCACGCGCGACATGGGGGACGCCGTCACGGCGCAGATCGAGCGCTTCGCCCCCGGCTTCCGGGACGTCGTGCTCGCCCGCAACGTCATGACCGCGCAGCGGCAGGGCGAGTACGACGAGAGCTACGTCGGCGGGGACATCGCCGGCGGCGCGGTCACCCCCTGGCAGCTGGTGGCCCGCCCGGTGCCGGCGTGGGACCCGTACCGCACCCCGGTCGACGGGGTCTACCTGTGCTCGGCGTCGACGCCGCCGGGCCCGTCGGTGCAGGGCATGAACGGCGTGTACGCCGCCGCGCGGGCCCTGCGGCAGCGCTTCGGCGTGCGCACCGACCCGCTGGAGCTCGTGCGCGCGCCCGCCAGCCGGGCCGCCGCCTGA